The nucleotide window TTAGTAATATTATCATCTTCAATAGGTTTTATTTCATAtcctaaacacatttttttacaatttagtaGAAGCTCgatgaaaattaagtttaaagcAAATTGGAAAATAGTCATAATGTCATAATTTAATGTAATCAATCAAAATCTTAGCTAAATTTATAATgaatttttgagattttatggTAGTTTTTACTGAGGACCTCAGTTGAAACCACAAAGTGCTGCTTTTagggaaaaaacacaagaaaattgtctttttacttaaaaaaaatttttttttcacacaattcattgaaaattctacatctaaaaacattaagcaatctatttttaatgataGATAACAATAAAGCTGGCCGCGGTGACTCAACTTGCTATTACCACCTagctgctagctagctagctgttGCTAAAGGAAGCTAGTAGCATTGGTCTAGTTTGTGGTTTGGTTTTGTCACAAAAATTAGTCCTGCTGAggaaaaagtaagaaaacatGCTAACTGCTAACTTCTCCTTATAGGATCTTACTCCTTTGTCCAAACGTCCCAGAATGCTTTGTGTTCTCATGTCCATTGTTTTCCCTGGAATTTGAGGTTTAAAGTTATCAAACGGTTCTCTGATGAGGAGCTGCCAGCGGCTAACGATACCCCTCCCCCACCTGTCGTCCACtaagtacacaaacacacaagtgtGCAGGTCGACACAACAGGTTCTCAgtgtctgttgtgtttttgtagctGACCTGTCTGCAGGATTTCTTCGGAGACGACGACGTGTTCATGGCGTGCGGTCCGGAGAAGTTCCGTTACGCACAGGACGACTTCATCCTCACGCACAGCGGCAAGACGACTGCGTTCGTCAACGGTAAGACTTGGATTGTGACGAGTAGTTTTCTGACATTAAGTTTGTTCTAAAATGTTCCACATGTATcgctgcaaaaacagaaaatgaaacaaaaaaatgttctagaGTCAAAAGACTGTCTAAGAACTTtgttagaacaaaaaaattctgctgGATTTGTGGCTTATCTACTGCTGTTCTAGCAActacaaacaattatttatgtACAGAGggaaaaattaaagtattttaaagtttataagattaaaaaatacgaataaaatacaaatttttaccCATAAAAGTACTGCAGTTCatgcaaaagaaaacacagacaaCAGAATAGTTGAAAcattttagtaataaaaaaaaaaaatccccaaattgcAGGTTTGAAAAGTATAACATCAGCTTCTTAATTGGTTTTCTCGTAAAAGTAAATGATCAAGTCTCAGTTTCTAATAGGAAGTTTGAGcaatgaaaacaagaaacactcaaaaaatgaattaattctACAGTatagttttctttaaactcacaaaaaacatttatacatgtacatatatacatatatatttgatATTATCGATGACTTTTTTGTCGCTAAAAGCAGATATGAAATCGTAGAAATGATTCTAGTCAAAatccttcagtgtttttgtctcTCTCTCCTCTCAGAGTGCAAGTCCAAGGTGACTCGCCCGGCCGTCCCTCAGAAAGCCACCAAATCCCCGAGCGGCTCCGGCTTCTCCGCCTCCAGGACCCCCAAAGGCCCCACCAGGACGAAATCCCCCGTCTCAGGTATGAAACAAGAACAGTGTCTGTAAAGAACCTGTTTACTGTCAATGATGACTCACCAAAGGAGGGTAAAGAACGTTAAACATCCAGACCAATCAACATTTATGACCTTAGTCACATGTTCAGTACCAGTCCAGGGGGGTTGACCTGAACAGAACCTTcgttttttgggttgtccgtGGAGGTTCATAGAGAGggatttttaagattattttgtgttaaatctTCATGATGTTTGAAGGAGTTTGGTGGAATTCcagctttaactttaaaaaaatatcattagtGACACACAGTTACAGAAATAACCACCAAACGGACCAATCCGATGTCCCCATTTTGATTTTAGCCAATGAAACCGCACAGCCCTCTGGGAAGTGTCCGAGGTCCAGCCCATCCCCCACAAGCCCCGGCTCACGCCGCAACctcaaggtaaaaaaaacaaactttctttctttaactCACGTTATCATACATGTTTTTATGCTGGAAGTGGTTTCTTTGTCATCGTTTTACGAATGTGTGAGTGAAATCCTTCTATAGTCGCTGCAGATCTACTGCACACATTTCTACTTTTTGgtctcacagtttttttttcttctccgaGTTTCTTTAACAGCTGTAATCTGTCATTCTGGGCTCTGCAGGATTAACAAATAACCTGCAGCTCGCTTTGAGTCAGGTGCGGAAACGGGGAGCTAAGCAGATCGATGgatttcccatcagccacctGGGCTGCTGTGTTCTGAAGCAGAACTTCTCATTAAACTGCTGGATTCACCTAAAGACTCAAATCTGCTTCACAGCAGTTCAGTTCAATTCagggagaaaagcagaaaaacactttgatttaatagaaaatattaaagtttcatttttattcagaaagaCTTAAAAGTTTACAAACAGCTGCAGTGACCCCTACTGGCAGTGGTATGCAACTACACTacatgatttaattttttttaaagaaatattcattcTAATCTGATGACACTAAAAGTTCAGTTtggagaaaagtttgaaatcctcaaaaagtgttaaatttttatgtgttttctttatttatttcatattccTGGAGAATGTTTAATGCTATTACAGTAAATTCTGTTCCACAAATCTGTTAAATTGTACCTGAAAGTGCTTAAATTGGTGAATAATcaaagattagattttttttaatatagtgaAAACTATTGTCTGAGTTTTTTCATGAggtttaagtgtattttttcagTGCACTTTTCTAAATCCTgagttatttttataatttgaaCTGTTCAGAACgatgaacaataaagtttttttttcccagatgtCCCCTCGGCGAGCCTCCTCCACTGATGTGAACGGAGAAGCGGAGCAGCCGgacgacgatgatgatgatgatgttgaaGGTCTGTTTATGTTCTCGTCGGGATCCAGATGCTTTGAAACATCAAACAAAcgcatcttcctcctcctcctcttcctcacagtGAACGGAAATCGATCGGTTTCTTCGTCAATCATCAACGAGAAATACAAAGTGGGGAAAGTGATCGGAGACGGGAACTTTGCTGTGGTGAAGGAGTGTGTGGAGAGGTGGACTACATTCTAATGAAAGtctaatttttaaacttatttactTCCTGAATTTCTGActcctgtttgtgtgtttacgtTGCCAGGGCGACGGGACAGGAGTTCGCCCTGAAGATCATCGATAAAGCTCGCTGCTGCGGGAAGGTAATGTGGGATTCAAACAACCCGGCTCTTCGTTTACTGGGAGATCAatgctttattttgtcattgagAGAATgaattgtgtttgtgttttttaaactaatatttgttTCATGTAAATTAGTGGAAGAGAAAGaaacttttattctgtttttgttctgagcTGAAACATTTGGTTTTTGAATTTCCACTTCAGaccaaaaaactgtaaatattccCGACAGTTTTGCTGTAGAGAAAGACGCCTAAATAGTTATTTTGAGTCgatgaaaaacatttgacatttctcttctttctcattttattttttgaacaagaaccaaaaataaataaataaatcaataaaactaaaaagaaacaatgcatGTTATCCCACAAACTAtcacagaataataaaaaaatgttcaaagctaaagaaaaatgtcagaaaaaggactcaaaagtcacatttgtactttagtttttcaattttatttatcttgttttttctttaaatgttttttacataatgtcttattttccacttttttgttttcttttttgaatttttacttttttgctcttatttttttttgtattcttttttttttttttgcatttgaaggatttttttctgaaacgttTTGCTTTTTCCaatgtaaaaaaagtgttttattttgaaatccattTTCAGGATTTAATTTACCAACCATACAGCATACacttgaaaacaacacaagaaatgtttttaacatttttttaaatatttatcgctactttattattatttttttgatttaaaggttaaaatttgtttgatgtttttatttactaaacatgtttgttttacagcTGAAAAATGCACCTTTCAGTAAACCTGCTAGATTTTAAACTTCAATATTCTATAGATTAATATGTTCGATTGGAGCTTTTagaattatttgttttcctaTTCGTGTGAGTTCCAGCTTTAAACCTAAAACCGAACGTAAGCTAGTAATCAAGCGGAGCAGAAATCTGACAGCTTTGCGTCAACAGGAACACCTGATTGAGAACGAGGTGGCGGTCCTCCGGAGGGTCCGACATCCCAGCATCATCCAGCTGATCGAGGTGGACGAAACGCCCACGCAGCTCTTCCTGGTCATGGAGCTCGTCAAGGTGCCTCGTGGTCGTCCTCACTTTAGAGAAATGATTCAAAAGCCACAAATAAAAGTTCATCAAGCCTATATTATGAAGTATTTCAGAACGTTTGACCTTCTCTTTTGTCTCCGCCTCCATCAGGGTGGAGACCTGTTTGACGCCATCACCTCCTCCACTAAGTACAGTGAGCGGGACGCCAGCGCCATGGTCTACAACCTGGCCGGAGCCATCAAGTACCTGCACCGGATGAACATCGTCCACAGAGACATCAAACCAGAGAACCTGCTGGTGCGCCCCCTCCTGTTTGGGGGTGTTATTGACTCCCCGTCTTTAACCTAAAATCTGAGTGTTTGATggtttttcttgttattttatttaaaaactactaACCAAACAAGATTCAAATTTATGGAAAAGTTATTACACCCTAAAAAGTCAAACAGActttctaaaaaagttttttccaaaacaaacgACACTCTCTCTTCCAACTTGCCATAAATGGGCGTAGGGCTCGGGTCTCCTCcgagtcactttttgatgtttttgggttTCTCAAACTCTTTTTTagcgtgctggctgttcccattaaatcaggggtccccaacctccaggcagCAAAATGGTACCGGTCCAATGGCCGCTTGGTACCGATCCACAGTCAGAgaaaaatgcatatgctaatcaggggtgCCCAACTCTCggtaccgataccctaacccggtaccagttcgAATCCCGAGGACCAGGCCTCGCCCCGGATCGTATCCAGAGGGTTGgtgacccgtgatttaatgggaatagcataaaaaaacgatgagttggggaaacccaaaacgtcaaaaagtgatgcgaaAGGGGCGTAAACCATACATGCATATACGAGGAGTTAGGAGTAAGcaagtctttttttatatagcacttttcactgAGGGCAGCTCACAAAAGTCCTGGACAATCAAGAAGCAGgatgtttgtttgtaaaagttCTCTGATgttatgcttttgttttgaacaaatttaTTACAGAATGTTTAGAAAAGAAGAATCAAACAGCGTCTGGACTTTAATCTACTTTTTGTGACTTTTGCATCAACTTCAAGcattaaaaaggataaaatgaaGAACTATCAATAATCATAGTAAAGGATGGTATCATGGTTggattttggtttttgttgtgtAGGTGTGCGAGTATCCTGACGGCACAAAGTCCCTGAAGCTCGGTGACTTTGGCCTGGCGACTGTGGTAGAGGGCCCGCTGTTCACGGTGTGCGGGACGCCGACGTACGTCGCGCCCGAGATCATTGCTGAGACCGGGTGAGAGATGACCCAACGAGGAACAGGATGACCGTCCTCTGTGAGGTTTGATGAGTGACAGGTGTGTCTCTGTGGGCAGGTACGGACTGAAGGTGGACATTTGGGCAGCAGGAGTGATCACCTACATCCTGCTGTGTGGATTCCCTCCTTTCAGAAGGTCAGTGGACGCCAAATCTCTCTGATGCAGCCTTGATTTGGTTCAACCGTCACAACTGAAATGGGTTTTAGAGAAACTATAGACGTTAGCGTCTTGTTCCTTATGCAGCGAGAACAATGTCCAGGAGGAACTCTTCGATCAGATCCTCAGGGGGAAGCTGGAGTTTCCGTCTCCAGACTGGGACACCATCAGCCTCCCAGCAAAGGTAAGACCAGCCAGACTTTAGAAATGTTTGGAATCTTATTCATTGGTGGAGTTCTGTAGAATTTACCAAAGATTAACCGACTTATAGCTGACAAACCCTAATTTGTCATATTCTCTAGAATTTAGAAATCCAGGAATATTTCTTTTGAAGCtatcttaattgttttttccaaactttaaagCTCTCCAAAACCTAAAAGTACCTCCAGTTCTGGTGTTGGGATGTTAGATTTTTTAAGGTTGCTCTCTGTACCAATGAATCCCATTAGGACCAAATCAGAGGGTTCAGGAAGTTTTAGGATAAGGTCAAAGTTCAGTTTAGCTAACTCGATTCTCAAGTTAAATAGCTGACATCCCTACAAAACTACATCAGTTGTAAAATATCGTCCATGtgtaaaaagctcaaaaaggaGATTTGTgtgtcaataaaaatgtttcgtATCTGTAAAAAGAAATTGTGTATGTGTATTAAGAAATTTGTGCGCCTGTAAAACTGTAGacaaacacattctcatctccaattcgtcacatattgacgtctGTTTGAAGCCACTCTGCGTAcagaggaaaacggaaacgcTAGCTTAACGCTATATTGACGCTTCtgatgtcatcactttctgccaatcagcgggtGGCTAAAGTGACTCTGCCCCAAAAGACCCATTTCCATTTTCTATGGACATACAGCCGATGGGGGCCGCTCAGAGTTATGGGTCGGAACTGTTTTATGGGTCCATTGAACAATGGAAACGTTCAAAGTACTGGCCCGAACCGGATCGGACTGGactgtaccggactgctcagtggaaacgtgGACCCATAACCCGTTACTGGTTTGCATCCGGTACCGTGTCCAGTTAAGGTTGTATCTggtttgggtactggtgcgCTACGCGTCGTGGTGCTAGACTGGTTCTGGTTTGCTACCCGGAGGTCGGAGACCcataatttaatgggaacagtcagtaCATCAAACAGTGAGGAGTCGGCGGAAGATATTTGAAATATAGTCGGTCTAATTGATGTTTTGTTACGacatttcaacttaaaaaacaagCGGTGATCATTATAAGTTCAGGAACATTCTCTGGTGTCTTCCTttatatgtacatttttgttcctCAGATGCTGATCAGCCAGATGCTGCAGGTTAACGTTGACGCTCGTTTCACGGCTGAAGAGGTCCTTTCCCACCCGTGGGTGACGGTACGACCGCAGAAACATGCAAACATTCCACCACATGTATGAGTGCTATAAATAGATCGGGTTTGTCTTCATATCCTGTATGGAGCCTTTGGGCAGGCCACTGATTTACTGATTTATAGGTTTATGATCCCAGAGAgtcttgaattatttttttccaagacaCAAAGTCCACTGGTTCTAGTTGATCAATTATCCAGATTAATTGCACTGATTTCTACCACAGTAAAATATTCTAGGTCATACAGTGAAGTTTAGCTTTATGATAGTTTAAGTCACGTGACGGGTTGACCCATACGGGTCCATGGTGGGTTGTAGAGAGGAATGACTCCATCGTAAGCatagcacaggtgtgtctttctGTTTAACTGGAGACTATTTGCATGTTTGTGGATGTCGTCTTTGTCCAGGACGAGGCTCCGCCTGAACCCAACACTGTGACCTGCACTGAAGACCAGACCAGTGCAGAGAAACCGGACGCAGAACCCGAGTCTCCAGTCCTGGAAACTAAACAAGTTCCCTCCCCTCTAGTCTAAAGATCTCCTATTAGGTTCTGTGTTCAACTGGTCACAACTGGAAATCTGTCAAACCTCGACTGGACCAGAAACCCAAGAGATAAGTTTATGGGAGCCATCAAGTTAAACTTCCTTCAGTCTGTAAAACCATTTTCTGAACCcagagctgctggagcctatcccatctacTGTAGGGGGAAGACAGAGTTCACCCTGGACAGTCTGAAAGAAACCAAAACAGTCTAGTCAGTTCTCTGAATTGAAAAAACCAAAACCCAACTTTGAGAAATCTAGCAAACGGTCCTTAGCTAGGAcccaaacagaacaaaaatatacatttttattccttctTTTAAACTCAAACAAATCTATTCGATTACACATTCAAGAGTATTTCTCTGAGGTTCAATGTTTCAGCTCCAGCTTAAGCTCTGGAGTTCTGTTCAATCTAAACTTCAGTATTTAAACACTAATATTATGGATTTTGGCAAATTCTTGGATGACTTGCACTTAAGACTCAATGATGTGGCTCTTATTGGATAACGGATATTCAATTGTATTTCAAGACTATacgaaaatatttatatttcctCTGGTAATTCACTTTTTACCAAAACTGGAACCTAAACAAGACTCCTTTTAACAATGTCCAGTCAAGACTATCCTGTGAACTGGACTCATAGTTTTTGGTTTCCTCAGTACAGTTTGTTAGTAAACTCCCTGAAAAAGTGTTTCTGGACAGTATTTACTCAAATACAGTCCAGAACATCCAAACTGGCTCTTCACTTGTGAGCTAACATATCTTCTGGCTCACATGTTGAAAACTGAACACCATTTTTAGTCAGAATCCAACACAGGACTTTATTGATCTCCATATCCTTGGAGTGATTCTCTTTTAACTAAGATCTcagtattttctgtcatttcctgTAAAGACTCGTCTCTGCTGAGCCCTGAAACATATCATTTCAACAAAGGGACAATGAGTAAATGTTCCGTTTTCTCTCAGAACACTAAGACCATTCCCTAATAATGGTTTTGTAGGACCTGACAGGAAGCTTGTGCAATCGGCCTCAAACCTTTTTGAACCAGAGTTCCTCTGGGGGTTCAGGATGTCTTCCAGTTCTAATGAGTATTGCTTGGTCACCTTCCACCGGGACGACCAAGAACTGTTCCTGCTTACGGGTCAGAGCCTTTCGCCGTCTGGACGCCTGAAAAGGACCGTCCTAACTGTAGATCCTgcctacataaaaaaaagagccaACAAGGTTTGAGACAGGAAATGaagattcaaagaaaaaagcttttccgACTGGTTACCATGGCGACTGTCCAGCCTCACGCTGAACATCCTGTCCGACCTTGAAGCTGCCACTTTCCCTCAGTTTACACAGAGTGACGTGTTGTAAATAGTATAAATACATGTGTGTGCGTCTGTGCCAGTCCATTGTGAATTAGGAAAACAAtagaaacttggaaaaaaagggTAGTTTtacaacgaaaaaaaaaagaaatctaacaATAGAACCCTGAAATGGAAACTTAATATTGAAACTTTACTTTGCTAATCTTGATATTGATGAACCGGATGAAAGACTTCGTACCTGAACGTCCTGATAAATCTGGTTGTTCATGCATAAAGAATAACTCTGgatgaggtgaatttctatccTTAGATGATAATTCTGTCGTCTCCATCTGCCATTTCTTCATTCGTTGAGTTTCTGAGGGTAAAAATGATAGAagagacattttttaacttgtgaaaatgtttgacttgcATCAACAGGAGAGAGTGGAACTCCTTTAAAACTTGAAGAGACGAGTCGTTACTGAAACAAACCTGATGCAGTCACACACTCTCCATGGCCTTGACCTTCGGCCGGAGCTGATGAGGAAGAGTTCGGCTGTTTTCCGATCGGAAGGGTTCGGAGTCTGTAGAAACTCTGATAACAAACGCTAGCGATAGGCCGGGTTCAAAGATCGCATTTTTGGTTCCGGGTTTCAGAGCAAATGTGTGACCAAATCAAGATCTCCAAGTCATGCGTGGTCATATAAGTGTAAATTTAATGATGGTGAAATCACGACCTGGTCCTCAGCAGTTTCTGAACCGACTATGAAAGTTCTGCTCGCTCAGCAGTTTCACATCTTTGTGTCTTCACAGGGAAGACCACAGAAGGGCTAAACAAGCATGttgtgtggttttcttttaGCGTGAAGCCGTAAAAGTTAAACAACAACAGGAGTGTCTTTTCAGTCACCCAACCTTAGAACTGTGACACTGATGAAGGCCGAGAATGCACTTTAATATTCAGGAGTTTCGGAGAACAATCCCCCATATTTCCAGACTGTAGATCTGAATGGAAACACCAGTGTGCAATTTTCATTGATAGATTCAGAATCCAATCCCAATGCTTAAAGACTGAATCAGGAAAAGGTCaccttttttatgatttgtagaattgtgaaatgtttttgtccacTTTGATTCAAACAAGTTAGCCATAGATGAACTCTAAAACTGACATTTGGATAATTGTTGCGATTTTTCTGGTGGTTTTAGTTTCAAAGACTTGAGTTTAGAATTCCAGCTGCGTTCCCACTGGACGCGATTCGCACAGCATGATCGCCCGGTTTTAATGCTAAGTTAATATTCAGATGGGCTCAGACGTCCTGCGATAGCGTGTTTTCAGTTTTAGCCTCATAATGAGATGTtttcagagttcaaatatcAGAAATCTGGCAAAGAATTTGCAACCTATCAGGCATTCAGCTCCTGTAACGTGATGA belongs to Oryzias melastigma strain HK-1 linkage group LG18, ASM292280v2, whole genome shotgun sequence and includes:
- the LOC112156001 gene encoding serine/threonine-protein kinase DCLK2, giving the protein MSLSKTLELEHFDERDKIRRGRSTRPKRDDSTASGGGSGPSSRGSSLVPSPAHSANCSYYRTRTLQALTSERRAKKVRFYRNGDRYFKGLVYAVSSDRFRSYDALLMELTRSLADNLHLPQGVRSIYTIDGGKKITSMDELVEGECYVCASNEPFRKVDYTKISVPSWKPGASTSSGSSGSGRTTTASTGVSTSAVSTASKERPDSRESRESKDFIKPKLVTVIRSGVKPRKAVRILLNKKTAHSFEQVLADITEAIKLDSGAVKRLYTLDGKQLTCLQDFFGDDDVFMACGPEKFRYAQDDFILTHSGKTTAFVNECKSKVTRPAVPQKATKSPSGSGFSASRTPKGPTRTKSPVSANETAQPSGKCPRSSPSPTSPGSRRNLKMSPRRASSTDVNGEAEQPDDDDDDDVEVNGNRSVSSSIINEKYKVGKVIGDGNFAVVKECVERATGQEFALKIIDKARCCGKEHLIENEVAVLRRVRHPSIIQLIEVDETPTQLFLVMELVKGGDLFDAITSSTKYSERDASAMVYNLAGAIKYLHRMNIVHRDIKPENLLVCEYPDGTKSLKLGDFGLATVVEGPLFTVCGTPTYVAPEIIAETGYGLKVDIWAAGVITYILLCGFPPFRSENNVQEELFDQILRGKLEFPSPDWDTISLPAKMLISQMLQVNVDARFTAEEVLSHPWVTDEAPPEPNTVTCTEDQTSAEKPDAEPESPVLETKQVPSPLV